The sequence AGGGGTTGCTTCTCAATACCCGTATGGTGCAAGGCATCTTTGATGATCGGAACCCCGAAACGATACATCTCTGGGAATATCCCGATACGGGTGAATGGGATCCGGAGCGCAATACGCGTGAATTTCTATCCGCAATGCCGGCGTGGCGTGCGCATGGTGTGTTAGCGTTCACTATTAACCTCCAAGGTGGCAGTCCTGAAGGCTACTCCAAAGCGCAACCGTGGCACAACTCAGCGATAGAAACCGACGGCAGTCTGAATTCCGATTATCTATCGCGACTCGAACGTATCATCGACTTCGCTGACGCACTGGGTATGGTTGTTATCCTCGGTTATTTCTACTTTGGGCAGGACCATCGGGTCGCTGACGAGAACGCCGTCAAAAACGCAGTTGATAACGCAACTGGATGGCTCTTTGACAAAGGATATACCAACGTTATTGTTGAGGTAAACAACGAGTGCAACGTGAGATACTCACACGAAATTCTGCAACCTGAGCGGGTGCATGAATTGATTGAACGCGTGAAAGCGACGACGCGCAATGGGAATAGATTTCTCGTCGGGACAAGTTACGGGGGTGGCAGGGTGCCGCTCGAAAATGTCGTCCGTTCCTCGGATTTCCTGCTCGTTCACGGAAACGGTGTGAGCGATCCGAACCGCATCATTGAGATGGTGCAACAGACGCGCGAGGTGCCGGGATATCGTCCGGTGCCGATCCTTTTCAACGAAGACGACCATTTCGATTTCGATAAACCTTTGAATAACTGCGTCGCGGCTATTAGTCAATATGCGTCATGGGGCTACTTCGACCCAGGCGAGAACGACTATTGCAACGGTTATCAGTCTGTGCCGGTGCAATGGCAGCTCAACACGCCGCGCAAACGCGCCTTTTTTCAGAAAATTCGTGATATCACTGGCTACGGTTCTTGATAGTATCAGGAACGTAACCTGTAATGAAGTTATGCCTTAAATGGCATAATTTGTCTTGGCTTTACATTTGGAAGGCGAATCTACATAGAGGATCGTCAATATTCAAACCCATCTGAACGAAAGCAGTAAAAATAAAATTGAACAGTAAGCCCGTAACATAGTGGAGGGCGACTCTACGGAGAGGCACTCTATATATCAAATCCACCTGAACGAACCGCAAGGAAAGTTAAAAACATGCCACAAGTTGATCCAATTTATTTTGCCATTGTTATTGCTGTTGTCATTATGCTTGGAACGAGCATCCGGATTCTTAAAGAATATGAGCGCGCCGTTATCTTCCGTCTCGGACGATTGGTTTCGACCCGCGGTCCTGGACTCGTGTTTATGATACCGTTCTGGATTGAGCGGATGCAACGCATCAGTCTCCGGGTGATCGTCAACGATGTCACCCCACAAGATGTGATTACAAAAGACAACGTCTCCGTGAGCGTTAACGCCGTGCTGACGTTCAGGGTAACCGAAGCGGATAGAGCCGTGATTGAGGTTGAGGACTTCGGTTTTGCGATTGCCCAGGTCGCGCAGACGACGCTCCGTAGCGTGCTGGGTCGTGCTGAACTGGACGATCTGCTTTCAGAGCGCGAGAAACTCAATCAGGACTTAGAGGACATCATCAAGAAGCATTGTGAACCGTGGGGCGTTGAAGTGCTTGCGATGGAGATTAAGCACGTGGATCTCCCCGTCGAGATGCAGCGTGCAATGGCGAAACAGGCGGAAGCAGAGCGGGAGCGGCGTGCGAAAGTCACACACGCCGAAGGTGAATTTGAGTCTGCCGAGGTTTTAACGAATGCCGCTGAAATCCTCAGCAAGACCCCGACGGCTGTGCAGCTCCGATTCCTTCAGGCGTTGGTGGAAGTGAGTGCGGAGAAGAATTCGACCGTCGTCTTCCCAATCCCGATCGATCTACTCAGTCCCTTTCTCGAGAAGATAAACGGTTCGGAAAAATAGGCGTTTAACGGGTAAAGAGAGATAACAATGAATAACGAATTTATCTCCATTATGACAGAGCGCATTGTGCGGGACTTTGACCCATTGGAGATTATCCTCTTCGGTTCACAGGCACGCGGGGACGCAGAGGGGCAGAGCGATATAGATCTGCTGGTCGTTTTTTCGGAACTCACAGATAAACGGAAGACCGCGATTGACATTGAACGCGCACTCGCTGACATGCCCGTGGCAAAAGACATCCTTGTATCAACACCGGAAGAATTGGAACGCAGCCGCGCGCGAATCGGATCGGTGCTGCGGTATGCCCAACAGGAAGGTAAAGTCCTTTGGAAGAATTGGAACGCAGCGCCACGCAGATCGGCTCCGTGCAGCGATATGTCCAACGAGGGGGGAACGCCCGCTATGCAAACTGCTGATCGACTCGCAGACACCGCCCGCTGGCTCCGCTATGCGGAGGAAGACTTGGTAACCGCTGAAACCTTTTTAGAGCATCGGCATGTCCCACCTCGCCAAGTCTGTTGGCACGCGCACCAAGCCGTTGAAAAGGCACTCAAAGCAGCATTAATTTTCTTACAGATCGATTTTCGGAGAACGCATGACTTGAATGTTCTACGGGATCTGGTGCCTGAGAGTTGGCAACTCCAAACCGTGCTACCGAACTTAGGAAACCTTAATAGATGGGCGGTCCAAGCACGCTACCCGGATGCTGTGCAAGAAGCCACTAATCCAGATGCATCTGAGGCTGTTGAACAGGCGCGAGCCGTCTGGGCCTCTGTATCTACTGCCCTCTCAGAACACGGTTATCCTGTGGGGAAAGACCTCTGATACGTTGGAAAGCCAAGTATCCCTCAATATCCCCAATCTTCATGTGCGAGGGGAGCGCGGTTGAGTTCGTCCCTATAATTCCGCCATTGGGGTAAATACGCGTTCATCAGTTC is a genomic window of Candidatus Poribacteria bacterium containing:
- a CDS encoding slipin family protein; its protein translation is MPQVDPIYFAIVIAVVIMLGTSIRILKEYERAVIFRLGRLVSTRGPGLVFMIPFWIERMQRISLRVIVNDVTPQDVITKDNVSVSVNAVLTFRVTEADRAVIEVEDFGFAIAQVAQTTLRSVLGRAELDDLLSEREKLNQDLEDIIKKHCEPWGVEVLAMEIKHVDLPVEMQRAMAKQAEAERERRAKVTHAEGEFESAEVLTNAAEILSKTPTAVQLRFLQALVEVSAEKNSTVVFPIPIDLLSPFLEKINGSEK
- a CDS encoding HEPN domain-containing protein, encoding MQTADRLADTARWLRYAEEDLVTAETFLEHRHVPPRQVCWHAHQAVEKALKAALIFLQIDFRRTHDLNVLRDLVPESWQLQTVLPNLGNLNRWAVQARYPDAVQEATNPDASEAVEQARAVWASVSTALSEHGYPVGKDL